aaatgatttaaaaacttaagttgttgacattttaatataattttttaaaattgaataaagtcatatttgaagaaaaaaaatcttaacataaaaaaatcataatttaaaaaatatttttactgcttaaaatcttttaaaataacaaaaataagtattaaataataGTGACGTTAATTGTCAGTTAGAAAAGGAGAGtgcaatataaaattttctgaCATTTAAGGATTAAGCTTTAGATTTATAATATGAAAGATTGATTTTCACTAATTTaatcaaatcataattttattagagAATAAGTACCAAATTTTCTCACATTGTTAATTGGTAAATTAATGAAATAgaattaagttaattaattttatattttctaagaaaatcatgattttcctacttaattccttattttttctatttcagacattcataaaaaaaatatttaccaaataatttatctattgttttcacttctcaattattgtttttaaatatcATAAACTATCCtcttttttctgaataaaaaaaagtccaaTTCATGATATTTAGAAGGAATAAATGAAAACTTTTTATCTGATGAGCTATCCTTTTGATCACTCTAAATatgttgaattaaattaaaaaaattttatatgtaagaaaatatatggaaaaaataaacaaaagaaaaacatttagaAGCAAAATGTTTATGATTgagtcatttaaaaaaatgtggaacaaaataaaaatttataagcttttgagagataaaaaaaataattaaaacaacaaaatttcGACTTATTTTCAACTTAAAAGGTAAATTAGAAACTTAATTaaaccaataaaatataaatgaattatttcatttttaaacataattagttattttcaaatctttaatGCTCCATTGTTCACTTACGTGGTAAGGGATGTCCTAGTTATATTTTATCCCAGTCGaatgttcattttttataaattaaaaagataaatcacCAGTTCACAACCTATTTCTCTGTTCAGCCTTGATCACAAAGAAGCCAATAACGTGGCCAGAAAACCTGTGAGACCGTCACGCCCACAACGCACTAACGTTTATGCTTAATTCAGTATCCAAGGTGGTTTCATTGATACGTACGAATTCCACGTGAGTTCAGGTTTGAATGTTCCATTACCTGCAAACCTATTCAATTTACATCATTACAAAGCCTAACGATATTGTTCCAAACATTCTTCATAAATGAAATTGGGCCTTCATATAACCCAGAACATGCACGCTGTAAATGCTAAAATATGATGGGCTCTTTCTTCCTGCACCCTCAAATTTCTTCCTCACCTCTTTTACATTCTAAAAAGGCTAACCGAAACGTAATTTTATCAGCAAAAAACTTGGAGCAACCAAATACTCAAAATCAAATACAATGCTAATAATAGCTATCATCATCGTCTGCATCTCTAAGGTCAGTCATCTCTTCCTTATTTTTGCTTTCGCCACTATTGTAAACctattcttcttcatcttccattTCTTCATTACCATATCTTCTTCTTGTACTTGTGTTACTCCCTATCCTCTTCTCTAACATGGAACTCTTTAAAATGAAGTAAtttgataattgaaaatttctCACATACTCAAAGATACTCCAACTCCACTCACATCATGACCAACTATAAGTCAaatttaacacttttttttttttatcagcaaagaaaATATCATTAAGGATGAAGAAAAAGGTTCAAGCTTGTGGTTAGTGGTAAGTAATAACAGTATGTAGATACACATACACTAAACAAATAGTCTTCCCTCTGGACCATACCTCTCCTAAACAGActttaaagtaataataatatttgctaTTACATGCTAATTCTGTGTAACCATGGTCCTCCCAACAGAATTTATAATTTCCATCCTATGCACCCTGTTACCCTGCGCAAAATAAAGAGCAAAAGTTTGTTGATTGATACGTGCCCCTATGTATGCAAATATGGAGTATGTGATCCATAGTGTTATGGCACTAGTTTACCACTTCACCGGTTGTTCGATTGAACTAGTCCAGTCCGGTTTCTTAATTAAAGAGAGATACTAATACAAATCATATAGAGAAGGTAGATGATGCAGAGAAATTAATCAAAATGAGAAGTTtgacaaaaagaaaagcaaGCAAGAAGGAAACTTCCTACAATGGGTATGGAAGTGGCTTAAGCTAAGCTGGCTAGTTATGCTGACGTGTACAAATTAGCTGAGCTACTAGTGATGAAGGGATGTACAAATTGGTTAACTTTGTTACAAATAGTTAGAACTGTAACTTTGTTAATTGTTATCATTAGTGTAAAACTATAAatcctttaaaaattaaaatggattgtGAATTGGATTCGATAGTGAGGTATTGATTCAGAGGAGTTCATTCCTTTCTTGATTGAGGATATTtaatcaaggaaaaaaaatgatttcaatGACTTAGTTCCTATACTTTCGGTCAAGTATATTGAAGGTTCCATCACTATGTCTAGAATTTTTTAGTCCTgtgacaaattttatatttgaaaaattattaattaaaaatcaattattaaacaatttaaacatctcattcaataataattcatttaatcAATATctttacaatataatttatcttaagttaatttcaaaaaataaatatttcttttgagagtgacaataattattagtattattaataatattatgtaAACATTACatgtaaaatgaattaatttttaaaatataatttaacatttctaataaaatattgattttttagtacttttttattatatttgtttcacgaaataatttaagatcattaatatcaaattaatatttatcaaaactttcaaaattaatataatttattttcttttttcaattattatgaACTAAAAGCTTGGAAGGGTTCCAAGGCAATGGCCTTATTAACCTTGTCATAGTCACTATTTTCAAAGTTTCAGTACTTTTTATGAATTTGACCCTTAAAGTTTAAATATGTGGATTTAATCCTACTTCTTTAAAAGTTGTTTAtgtcttttaaaattaagagagaTTAAATTTACATGTTTTAAATTTCGATGATGAAAATCAtcgatataaaaaatacaaggaCCTTACTACATTTGAGTCAAACtacaaagaataaaaacatattgttttctttaatcAAATATCCACTTCTCAATTAAAACATTTAGTATTAAGAGGACGTAAAGAGGAAATAATATAGTCAAGTGAGAAATTGAACACTGAAATTGATCTTCAGCGGCAGAACAGAAGAGGAAGACCGGCAATGAGGACACAGCCGCAGAGTTATTGGCTGCGGTTGTCACATTTTGaagtatatttttctaatatttattcCATGAAACATcccaaaagattttttttttcatccccaTTTTTTTCTGTTGAAGAAATCGATTCTGGCAAACAGAGCTTCGAGGTAATAGTATCCaagtatttcatatttttcattttatgcaTGTTATGTGAAAggtaaaattatactttttaagtTCCCCTTGTTGGTCCtaaaagttttattaaaaacaatttttgaattgttgataattgaaaagatttaaattcacaatgaaaaagttttatattgttatttaattaagatttgttATATAcagtaaatttattaatttttataatgattattttaaaaaattatatctatgaTTTCTAATTAGTTAACAGTATAAAAAAGTATGCTAACAatacacaaaaattaaattaaaaaagaacataCTTAAACGAGACTAGTAACTTGAAAATTTGAGATGATCATCAATATCATCAACTTGCATGAATTTCCCTATTAAAGCAAATCTTCAAAGAACTTGCTTTATAGGTTTCTTACCTTTTTCGAATTGGAAGCTTGTGTTCAGCAAAGTCTCAACTCAAACTAGTCTCTTATGAATTAAGAAGATAAGATCCACAATAACACGAGATCCCAATAATTCGAATAATCGCCAACTAGCTTGAATTTAAAATCCCTTTAGATATGAAAAATAATCACTTAAATGATCTTGTTATAGGCAATTTTGAGTAATAATTTCATTGTCCAACTATATTGTAATATAGCtttaacaaaaatcattttatgaaggtttaaatatgaatttactTCATATAGATGGTCTGATTTAGTTAATTAAACATAATGCAtgaattaatgtaaatttctCATACCTGATtcaggattaaaaaaatgaatttagtccctataattaagtttatacttttttaattttgatttttataattttttttcttttttagttttgtaaatttatattttttcaattttagtctttaaagcaagaactaaaaatgaaaaaaattaaaatcttaaagaaactaaaattgaaaaaacaaaaacttatgaaaaataaataaataaaaaacttaaccaaattGGCAGGCAGAATTTAAACTACCTAGCAGTGACGAAATCGTGCATAGTAAGTTTTGTTCACTCCAAAAAAGTCTAGAATCTTTAATCTATAAATGTTCTTAAATAATAGCAATATTAACgtatcaaattattattaacttACCGCACATGATTCACTGCTTGTTTGTTTCAATAGAACAAGAACTAGAAGAGAATGCTATTCAACATGTCAAGTTTCATCCACCCAAAATGCGTAGGGAACATACCGGGTCTGCATAAAGACTAGAACGAGTAACCAAAGAAACCAACAAATATTCTGTGTATAGCTGATAGTGATACATTCCGCGTTGACACAGAAACACTTCAATTAGTTGGTGGAAGAGCTTTAGCAATTTATTTGACTAAGGAAGAAGGTGCTAAATTTGGTAGCCCGAAACTACTCAAATAGAAATTCGCATTTTGCAAGATGTGTCAAGCATTGGCGGGTATGGTATGGTATGGTATGGTATGATGAAAAGCAGGAATTTGATACTGTAGAAATATGAAGAAATGGACTTAGCGGCCAGACAAAATGACACCCCTTTTTTCAGATAAAACTAGTGGGTATCCACAAAGTTAAACCACAAATTCAATTGATTCGTAAGAAGTGGTTGGTTACTCTCTTTCCCTAGTACtcagatttctttttcttcttttaagctTAAAGGAGTCTGGCTCCGAACATGGGACATCATTTTAAGTTTGGCTCAACCAATGATGTGTTTGTACTAAAGAATATTCTAATTCACTGCCCAATGAAGTCTTGACAGATGTATGTGATACTATGAGATAAGAATAATTGGGATTTAAAAGGACAAAGGAACTTCCTTTTCACAAGATAGCTCTCAGAGTTACTTTCCCTTCTACACTCATTCCTCGGTGCAGAGGATTCTTAATAATAATCACTAGCATGCTTATCCTTAGATTGTGCATATCTATTTACCTTCAAAGTTTACTAATAAGTCCATTTACTTTTTTGTGCAAATTTGGTGACATTTCTTATACTTCTTGGAATAGGCTTAGAAGCAAACAACCATTATTACTAGATGTTAACAACGTCAATCACAAACTCACATGGGACATCCCAAAATCACGCCACTTAAAATCTTAATGGTAAAGCTCATTTCAACTGGACTGTGTTTAAATGGTGATCGCATAAGACAAAGGGGCAAAAGCTTTGCCCTCCAAAGATAATCAATACCATTAGGGAATAGGGAATATcacttaatttttgttagtttcTTATGTCACATTCTCCTTTTCAACCATATTTAGTAATAAGTAGATAGAAAAAACATGAATGACTACTTTTGTCATTTTCTCACCCAAACCACCCATAGTTTCAATCCAATAATACAAACTTTTGTTCCAATCAACCTAAAATTTGGCAGTTAGCACTTCAAATATATTGGTTTAGGCCTTGTTCCAATCCAATAATGGTAAAGCTATAAGCCATTATTTATAAGTTCCGTCTTTTGTGGACTTGTCAATGCTTTCtaccttactttttttttttactttattaattaatcagCCATGTGTGAAAGACATTAGCAATTTAACCATGAGAATTTGATATTAAGAGATAAGAGATTTATGTCTAGGAATCCTATAAAATCACGTGATTTTCACGTAGAATTATGTGTGTCTAACATAAGAtggtaatatatataaaaagagagaattaaaattagACTGTATAATTAAACATGAAATGTTAAGATTTAATGTCATAtgactactaaaaaaattatgtgagtttttaacattaaattttaatccttcatttatggttatatgatttatatttaattattttattctcatataagatattttctctctcataattaatatatatatatatatattccaagCCCTTAGTTTCAGATCATTTTCTACGACTATTATAGAGTattcaaacacttttttttttatttcttacaagtatcttcttttaaaaataaaaacatagttAGACACTAAACTAAACGTACACTTTTCTCTTACAAAGATTTTAACCTTTAGTTAAAGGTCGTATTTAGATCCCATAAAGAATCACATTGTACTATATTATGAGGATTACTTTGGGTGGGGGAGTGGCCTCATTTATGTAGCGTAGTAGTTACTTCAGCATAGGAGATTGGCTGTCCAactttttactataagaaataCTGTGTAAAGTTGTTTATTTAGGCTAAGCACATAATTTGAAAGCATACCGAGTCACAAGATTTTTAGGTTGATGACGCAATTAAGGCTGAGATTTCCGTATCAAACATGAAACCAAGTTATGACCTTAATTGAGTGAATAATGGATCATTGGCCTGATTCTGGCTACAGATGCAAAACACACATCATTGTCTAAGCGACattatttttaaggaatatGACCACGTAATGATTGCTCTctcaaatttatttgatttttaaattatattggaaGAAAAACTAAAGTCAAAACTAtggaaccaaaaaaaaatagttaaacttGACTCATGTTAAATAATGCAATATGGAGGGCACAATGCTACTGCTCTTAAAGTTGATAAATTCTGTCCATCCAGTTTGTATTACACATCGTTAGGTTTAAGTCTCTTAGCAATCACTGTCATCGAGTACTCGTTTGTCTCCTCCACTGACTAAGATGAAATAAAGAAAAGCTCCACAATCTATCACTCATacaattaaccaaaaaaataaaaaagaaagaaattgatgCCTGTTACTATTTGGTGATTTAGGCAACATAGCACTTCGtgttaaactttcttttgcaatGTTGTCTTGATGCAGTGCTTTAACTGTGATTGGTGAGCACCATGGACCTCAACAAAGCTACCACcatgtgaaaaaataaaaaaaagaagaagaaaaagcctGGAATAACGGCTAAGAGATTGACCTGAACTGTATAAATTCTCTCTGAAACAGTATCAAATTCTGCTGAGGTAAACTAGCAATTAACCGAGTGACACGATTCAAGGgacccttttttcttttgtgaaaTGTCACCCTTGACAAGCCCCTTCTCTGCATGACTCTATTGACTACTCTCACTATAGAGTGAACACAGCCGTTGGTTGGTGGcatattattgttgttgatttATTACCTTACTTTTTAACTTGTTCTCAACATCTTTTGCTTTGCAACTTGTGGATAACTCTGGTGCAAGCAAGACAAGGCTTATAGTAAAAGGATCATTATCATGAATTATCAAGCATccaatttttatgttaattgagCGTCAAGTACTAGACATCTTACTCTTACCCATGTGTGACCGTATGACCAAAAGGTATATCTAATATCACCCATTCGTTGCTGTCCCCACAGAGCACAAATTTTCTTATTCATACATTAAGCATATCGATCCATGTCCAACTCCATCAATCAAATGCGTTCGtctgtgtgtgtgcgtgtgcgtGTCAGTGTATATATACGTATGAAGCCTAGCAAAAGTGTCAACTAGTCCTAAACTAGCTCCTAGCACAAGTAGAAGAACTACCTCACTAGTCACTACCAGTATCAACCACCACTTCCTCTTATATTCCTCACCCTCTCTCTCACTCTATTCAAACATCACCATAGTTTAGCACTTGAGTTATTATATCAACCACGAATGTCCACaagttgagaagaaaaaaaaagtagcaaaaGATGGAAGCTGTTAAGTTGGTGTCTAGTGATCCAAGTGAGAGACCAGACACATACCGAGTCGCTTACataattcatttcttgcttGGTGCTGGCAACTTgcttccttggaatgccttgaTCACTGCAGTGGATTACTTTGCCTACCTCTATCCAACAAAACACATAGAAAAGGTTTTCTCTGTGGCCTATATGATTTCATCAGTGATGGTGCTTCTTGGGATGATCAGTTGGGGGGGTTGGAGCAAAACAACATTGAGGCTGAGAATGAACTTGGGGTTCTCCATGTTCGTTATGTCTCTTATGGTAGCACCAGTCATAGACTGGACCTCAAGCAGCACCAAGCTCAATGAGAGACCGAGTGGCGCCTACAGCTTGACGGTTGCAGCAGTGGTGATATGTGGTTTAGCAGATGGCTTGGTGGGTGGAAGCTTGATAGGATCAGCTGGAAAGCTCCCAAAACAGTATATGCAAGCAGTTTTTGCTGGAACTGCTTCTTCAGGTACCAAGGCAATTCATTCTGTGCCCTCCAAGTTCAATTCACTTTCTTTAATTTCCCCTTTGGCAGGCTATGTTTTTCTAGATTTGACAAAATTCTCAGGAATATAAGAAGCAGCTTATATTAGAAGTAAAGAAGCTCCTCTAAACAATACCATgatgtgtacttttattcttttgAGGATATACATGCTTTTAAAGGTTGGGGAGAAAATAAACTAATGCAGATTCCTGGGTCTTGGTTTCATAGTTTTTAACTAACTAAGCACTGTATCTATGTGACAAGATCTTTTCTTGTGTATTTAGCATATTCTTTCATCTATAATCTATAAAGTAATCCTATCCATCTAGTAATAGAACCATGCTATTACTCACACCAACTGTctcttaaatattataaatagtttTGAAACTATGACTGACCTTGCTGTGTTTCTTGCTTAAATAAGTTGTACTTGGTCAGCCTCTAGTTTTCAAATGAAACAGCTAATTCCTTTTATGcagtaaaattaaatatcataatcTATATAGAGTAAATTCAGTTGTAATTTTGATATCTTGATGTTGTCAAAGTTTGTTCTTATACAAATAATTatagtcttatttttttcttggtgaCAGGTATTATAATTTCGATCTTGAGGATAATAACCAAGGCATCACTCCCACAAACCCCAAAGGGACTCAAAATAAGTGCTCACTTGTACTTCATGGTTGCCACCATTTTCCTCCTATGTTGTATTATCTTTAGCAACTTGCAGCACAAGTTACCTGTTATGCAGCAGTATCATCAGAGGCTTCATCAGGAGAGCACCGTATGCACAGGGACAAAATTTTGGGCAGTGGCAGGAAAAATCAAGGGGGCAGCGTTTGGAATTTTCATAATCTACATAGTGACTTTGTCTATTTTCCCTGGATTTATAGCCGAAGATCTTGAATCCAAGATTCTAAGGGATTGGTATCCTATTTTACTGATAACAGTTTATAACTTAGCTGATCTAATGGGAAAGTCTTTAACTGCCTTCTATGTTATGCAATCTATGACAAGGGCAATATGGGCAGCCACAGCAAGACTACTATTCTATCCACTCTTTGTAGTGTGTCTTCATGGACCAAAGTGGCTGAAAACAGAAGTACCAATGGTGGTTCTGACTTTTCTGCTAGGATTTAGCAATGGTTATCTTACTAGTGTCCTTATGATTTTAACACCCAAGTCAGTGCCCTTGTCAGAATCTGAGTTATCTGCTATTGTCATGACAGGGTTCCTTGGGTTTGGCTTAGTTGGTGGTTCAGTTCTTGGCTGGTTCTGGATCTTATGAAGGCAAGTTGTGTTGCAATAAAATGAGCAAAAAGGCAGTAGTAGCATTCATTGTAAATCGTGAGGCAAGAAAGCCTTAGTAGTTACCTTGCCCCGACTAGgttgtgtttgtttctttatttgttCTCTGATGTCGTGAGTGCCATATCTTAGCATGCCAGAACATGAGAAACGTGGAGGTtattaggaaacttgtatgtaGGTTAGAAATGTACTGTAAGAATCCGTAAACTGAATGGAAGTTAAGATCTGCGTTAATAGAAACAATATTTTCTTGCAACAAATGCaaagtttaatataatt
This region of Glycine soja cultivar W05 chromosome 17, ASM419377v2, whole genome shotgun sequence genomic DNA includes:
- the LOC114393153 gene encoding equilibrative nucleotide transporter 8-like; amino-acid sequence: MEAVKLVSSDPSERPDTYRVAYIIHFLLGAGNLLPWNALITAVDYFAYLYPTKHIEKVFSVAYMISSVMVLLGMISWGGWSKTTLRLRMNLGFSMFVMSLMVAPVIDWTSSSTKLNERPSGAYSLTVAAVVICGLADGLVGGSLIGSAGKLPKQYMQAVFAGTASSGIIISILRIITKASLPQTPKGLKISAHLYFMVATIFLLCCIIFSNLQHKLPVMQQYHQRLHQESTVCTGTKFWAVAGKIKGAAFGIFIIYIVTLSIFPGFIAEDLESKILRDWYPILLITVYNLADLMGKSLTAFYVMQSMTRAIWAATARLLFYPLFVVCLHGPKWLKTEVPMVVLTFLLGFSNGYLTSVLMILTPKSVPLSESELSAIVMTGFLGFGLVGGSVLGWFWIL